Part of the Paenibacillus aurantius genome, TACCGATTTTCGGCTGGAGGGTTAAAAGGATTGACAGGAACAAGGCGGGGTTCTTATGCTGAGGTTAATTGTTCCGTACTGCGGCTTTCCTTATGTCCGAACAGGGCGGTTTCGGGCATTTGCTTACGGGAGGAGGGATCCACGTCATGAAACCAAGCATCCGGAAATACCAATGGTTCCTTCGCTCGAAGCTTCCTTACGTGAGCATCTTTATGTACATCACCATCGTCTGCGCGCTCGTGCTGATCATCTCGACCTATGTCCTGTATTATTTATTTTCCAAAACGATGATCAGGGAATACGGCAATCAATCGGCCAATCTGCTGCAGAAGGATGCCCAGAGTGCGGAGTTTCTGCTGGATTGGACGCTCTCCTACGCGCTGCAGACCCGGAACGACCCTGTCATTTTACCGTTCGTGCAGCGCAATTATGAGAATGACTGTTTGAACTATGAAGTGTGGAGCCGGCTGAAAAATTTAATGGACAGCCATCCGTTTGTCGATTCCATCTATTTGATCAACGGCTATAACGGCAATATTCTGGATACCCGGACGGGAGTAAGCCGGCAGAACCAATTTTATGATTCGGACATCTTCGAAATCTTGAAATCCCGCTCCACGAACATGTCCCAATTGATCGTCCCCCGGGAACTGAACACTGAGCATGCGCCTCGGCGGACGAGAACGAAAGAGCATGAATAGAGCGAAGCCGGACTAGCGCCAGCGAAGCTTCGAATTAGAGGTAAAGGGTTGCGACCCTTTGCCTCTTTTTTGCGGCCATAACGATCCGCAGGGAACATACAAAGGTTAAAGCCGGTTGCGTGCCGGTGTCACCCTGAAGAACCGCATAGGCCGACCTTTTTTTACGCACGGAATGCAATCCTTTCCGCGGAGGGTGCCGATAATGGCGTGTACTCCAGGAGGCCGGGGAGCTAAAATGGATTCATAGAGAGAAGGGAAGGGTTGTGAAAGCATGCATGAAGTCGAGGTGGCTGTCATTGGCGCGGGCCAGGCCGGACTGGCGGCGGGGTATTATTTAAAGAAACGGAAGGTTTCTTTCGTTATCCTCGGACAGGAAGAGCGGGTGGGGGACAGCTGGCGGAACCGGTACGATTCCCTGCAATTGTTTACCCCGAGGTGGTACAGCGGCCTGCCCGGCGATCCGCTTAGAGGAGAACGCAGCGGCTATGCCTCGAAGGAGGAGATTGCGGATTATCTGGAGGGGTATGCGGACCGCTGGACGCTTCCGGTTGAGCTGGGGACACAGGTTCAGGCTATGGAGCCGGCCGACCGGGCCTTTCTTCTTACTACGAGCCGGGGCGTCTATAAGGCAAAGAAGGTCATTGTGGCGACAGGCCCGTTCCAGAAGCCGTACCTTCCGGAAATGGCGGGCGGCGTGTCCGGCGAGGTCTTCCAGCTGCATACGTCCGATTACCGGAATGGGGAGCAGCTGAAGCCCGGGCCGGTTCTGGTGGTCGGGTCGGGCAATTCGGGCGCGCAAATTGCCGTGGAGCTAAGCCAAGGAAGGGAGCGGGAGGTTTACTTGTCGGCCGGACACAAGCTATCGATCGCCCCGCAGAAAGTTCTCGGTCTAAGCGTCTTCTGGTGGTTTCGGAGGCTGGGCCTCCTGTATGCGCCCACTGACAGCCGGATAGGCCGGATGGTTCGTGGCCGGGGTGAGCCGGTCTTTGATACGGGCCTGTCCGGCGCGCTGGCCAAAGGGGATATCGTGCTGAAAGCACGCAGCACCCGGGCGGAAGGCCGAGCCTTCTGGTTCGAGGACGAAGCCGCTCCCGTACAGGTTTCCAATGTGATATGGGCCACGGGGTTTCGGAGCGATTACCGCTGGATTCAGGTTCACTCGGCAATTGATCCAGCGGGCATGCCCATCCACCGGCAGGGAGAAAGCCCGGTCCAAGGGCTGTTCTTCCTCGGCTTGCCTTGGATGCGCAGCCGGGCCTCCGCGCTGATCGGAGGAGTAGGGGTGGACGCAAGCTATATCGTAGATCGCTTGTTTCAGCAGGAGTAAGGCGGGACGGTTCGTTCACCGTGCCGGCAAGCAAGGTCAAAAGAGAGAGCGAGCATGCAGGGAAGGGACATACTGGTCGAGGACCAAGCCTGTCCCGCCTGTACGAGTCTCGTTTTCCAATGGAGGGACGTAACGGCTTGCGAGAACGGAGAGAGGCGTCCCACGCTAACGAACCGGGAGAGCGCTGTTTGGCGTAAAAAGGACATTTAGCATGGATAACGAATCGACGTAGCGTTAATCGCCCTCCGGGGCTCCTTTTGGCCCTATATCGGCTTTGATAACGTTCTGGCGGTTCGTTAGAACGGGCGAAGGGCCGTTTTCGGGCAATTAAGACGACCGGGATTCGTTAGAGCGATAAGCGCCAAACGCCCGGGCACGCGGACAACCTTAGGGGCGGACTTCTGCGTGAAGGTGCATTCTCCGAAAGAAAAAGCCCACCAAGGTGAAAGAATCGGTAGTCAAAAATTACTAAAATATGGTAAAATAGGAGGTGTTGTTCTATATAACGAACATTGAAGGAGGCTTTTGTCTTGAGAAGAAGATGGGCGGCAAGGCTGGGTTTGGCGGTATTGGTGGTTCTGTTGGGTTTGGTGTATAGCCCTTCAGCGAGGGCGGAGTGGGAGGACCCGTTTGTTACCCCGTATCCCTTGGAGGGGACGATCACCGATGAAACGGGGGCACCCGTCGGGGGCGTGACCCTTACGGCGGTCTCGCCTTACATCCTGTATCACTCCGGCCAGCGGGAGTTGGGAAGCGCGACGACCGATGCGAACGGGCATTACCGGATGGAGCCGTTTCTTAGGTTCTTTAATGATCAGAATGGGATCGGATCGTATATCACCTTCCAGCTTAAAGGATATCCCGTCATCCGCTATCTAGGCGGACGGACCCAATTCGACTTTCAATTTCCGTCCACCTTGGGGCGGGCAGAAGGAAAGATAACGATTGAAGGGACGGAGCTGCCCAATCCGGGGCTGCCGGTTCAGGTGGGTATGCGGATGAACAAAGGAGAGATTTACCGGCTGGGTACAGGAGTGACGGACGACCAAGGCCGCTACGCCATCTCCTACATCCCGGCGGACTTCACGACCTATGATGAGCGGGGAGCCGTGGTCGTTAGCGAATATACCCAGAACAACCGGTTCTACGATGCGACCTCCGCTTTGCCGGCTGCACCGGAAACGGTATACGGTTACGTTGCTTCGTCGTACGGTTTCCCTTTAAAGGCCTCCATCAAGTCCGGGGGAAGGCTTTACAGCACCGATGAAAGAGGAGGCTTTGCCATCCGCCAAGGGGATACCTCCCTTCATCCTTATAAATTCACAGCGGACGGATATGTCCCTTACGAAACAACGCTGGGTCCCGGCGGACCGCAAGTGATCAATCTGGAATTCATCAATGTGCCCCCTACGGTTACGGCGAACACCGATCGTAATCCTGACCGCAACGGCTGGTACAACCGGGACGTGACGGTGACATTCGAAGCGCAGGACAGCAACCCTTACCAAACGGTTACGGTAGACCCGCCCAAAACCGTCACGACGGAAGGCAAGGACCAGCTTATTACCGGGTCAGCAACCGATGAAGGGGGATTAACGGGCTCTGGGTCGATATCCATCAGCCTTGACAAAACGCCTCCAGCCACGAAGGCTTTTCTTGGGCCGGTAACATCCGGGTCCTGGCGAAGTACAGCCACCATGACGCTGACCGCTGAGGATAGCCTCTCCGGAGTGGATACGACCGAATACAGCTTGGACAACGGGCAGACCTGGACGGCTTACAAAATGCCTGTAAACCTCGACAAGGAAGGAAGCTACGCCGTTCTCTACCTTTCCCTGGACATAGCGGGCAACCAGGAGGTACCGAAGACTCTTGCCGTGCAGTTGGACCGGACCGCTCCGGTTATCCAGGTCACCGCTCCCTTAAAGGAGCGTTACAGGGATTCAGCCGATCTGGTCATCTCCTATAAGGCTGAGGACGGCTTATCGGGGATAGACCCGGCGAAAACGGCAGCTACTCT contains:
- a CDS encoding flavin-containing monooxygenase; translated protein: MHEVEVAVIGAGQAGLAAGYYLKKRKVSFVILGQEERVGDSWRNRYDSLQLFTPRWYSGLPGDPLRGERSGYASKEEIADYLEGYADRWTLPVELGTQVQAMEPADRAFLLTTSRGVYKAKKVIVATGPFQKPYLPEMAGGVSGEVFQLHTSDYRNGEQLKPGPVLVVGSGNSGAQIAVELSQGREREVYLSAGHKLSIAPQKVLGLSVFWWFRRLGLLYAPTDSRIGRMVRGRGEPVFDTGLSGALAKGDIVLKARSTRAEGRAFWFEDEAAPVQVSNVIWATGFRSDYRWIQVHSAIDPAGMPIHRQGESPVQGLFFLGLPWMRSRASALIGGVGVDASYIVDRLFQQE
- a CDS encoding carboxypeptidase-like regulatory domain-containing protein codes for the protein MRRRWAARLGLAVLVVLLGLVYSPSARAEWEDPFVTPYPLEGTITDETGAPVGGVTLTAVSPYILYHSGQRELGSATTDANGHYRMEPFLRFFNDQNGIGSYITFQLKGYPVIRYLGGRTQFDFQFPSTLGRAEGKITIEGTELPNPGLPVQVGMRMNKGEIYRLGTGVTDDQGRYAISYIPADFTTYDERGAVVVSEYTQNNRFYDATSALPAAPETVYGYVASSYGFPLKASIKSGGRLYSTDERGGFAIRQGDTSLHPYKFTADGYVPYETTLGPGGPQVINLEFINVPPTVTANTDRNPDRNGWYNRDVTVTFEAQDSNPYQTVTVDPPKTVTTEGKDQLITGSATDEGGLTGSGSISISLDKTPPATKAFLGPVTSGSWRSTATMTLTAEDSLSGVDTTEYSLDNGQTWTAYKMPVNLDKEGSYAVLYLSLDIAGNQEVPKTLAVQLDRTAPVIQVTAPLKERYRDSADLVISYKAEDGLSGIDPAKTAATLDGKQVANGTSLALYTLPLGTHTFKVTAVDQAGNEAVLEYTFETFADGTSLKALFNRFAGDGKIKAPIANTLSKKLEDNQLKPFLSLLKAQRGKAVEAIAADYLERDAKALMGAD